The genomic region gaggtgggaCATGGATCCccggttgggaactaagatcccatattccACATGGCTATGCTCtctatgcttagttgctctgtcatgtccaactctttgcaaccccatggactgtagcccaccaggctcctctgtctgtggggattctccaggcaagaatactggagtgggttgccatgccctcctccagggaatcttcccaacccagggatcgaactcaggtctttgatcttgcaggcaaattctttaccatctgagccaccagggaagcccatgctgcatggcacggagagagaaagaaacaaacaaaggaaggaagaaaggaagaaagattctctggaaggcctcctctgacagggCAgtgtggaagaagagaaaaaagcctAACTTGCAATTCACCAAAGCTGTGTgctagccatgtgaccttggcaaGTCCCTCAAACCTCACTGAGCTTCCAGTTCCTTATCTGAGAATCAGGGAGTCAGCATCCTTACCCTGACTACCTCAGAGGCTTGCTATGAAAATTAAACAGAGTGGGCTTATCTCCCAGAGCTAGTCCTAAAGTTCATGCTGACGTTCTGGGTTTTCTCAACACTCATTCTCTTTGCTCCATAATAGATCTTGGCCTCAGTAACTGCTTCCTGTTCCCCAGGGGAGGCAGTGCTCCTCCCTACCGATTGCCTTAACTGGGAAGACAGCTCCCTGGAGGTGGTGCTGGGGTCCTGTCCATACAGGGCTTTGCAGATAAGATGGCTTAATCAGTCTGACCTGTTGGCCACCAGCTCCTTTGTAAGGGAGATGGAGAGTGGGAAGCCCAAGCTTCCCCCAAGCTTAGCTGCCCAAGCTTCTTTCACCAAATGATGGTGACGTGGGCTCCCCAAAATGTCCCAAGGGTTGaacctctccctcccccaacacCCTTCTCCCCACTTCCCCACCCCTGTTCACCTACATTCAGCAGCTGGTTGGCCTCCTTGCCGGCTTGGTTGACCCCATTATGAACATTCTGCTGCAACCTGTCCTCCTGCTTCCCGGCCTGGCCTGCAGCATGGTGGACACCTTGGCCAAGTTTCTCCGCTTCCTTTCCAGCCTGGCCAGCAGCGTGGTTGACCCCATGGCCCAATTTCTCTGCCTCCTTGCCGGCCTGGTTGACCCCATCATGGACCCCTTGAGCCACTTTACCCGCCTGCTTTCCGGCCTGTTCAGCAGCGTGGTGGGCCCCCTGCCCAAacttctctgcctccttcccagcCTGATTCACTCCATGTTGGACCCCGTGGActattttttctccctctttcccagCCTGCCCGGCAGCATAATGAACATCCTTGCCAAacttctctgcctccttcccagcCTGATTCACTCCATGTTGGACCCCCTGGActattttttctccctctttcccagCCTGCCCGGCAGCATGGTGGACTCCTTGACCAAacttctctgcctccttcccaaACTGCCCAGCGGCATGGTGGACCCCCTGCCCAAacttctctgcctccttcccagcCTGATTCACTCCATGTTGGACCCCCTGGActattttttctccctctttcccagCCTGCCCGGCAGCATGGTGGACCCCCTGCCCAAACTTCTCTGCCTCATTCCCAAACTGCCCAGCGGCATGGTGGACCCCCTGCCCAAacttctctgcctccttcccagcCTGATTCACTCCATGTTGGACCCCCTGGActattttttctccctctttcccagCCTGCCCGGCAGCATGGTGGACCCCCTGCCCAAACTTCTCTGCCTCATTCCCAAACTGCCCAGCGGCATGATGGACCCCCTGCCCAAACTTCTCTGCCTCTTTCCCAAACTGCCCAGCGGCATGGTGGGCCCCCTGACCAAACTTCTCTGCCTCGTTCCCAAACTGCCCAGTGGCATGGTGGGCCCCCTGACCAAACTTCTCTGCCTCTTTCCCAGCCTGCCCAGTGGCATGGTGGGCCCCCTGGCCAAACCTCCCTGCATCACTTCCCACCTGGTTGACCCCATGAGGGACCCCCTGAATCACTGTGTCTGCCTCCTTCCCAACCTGTCCGGCAGCGTGGTTGACCCCATGGGCAagcttctctgcttcctttcctgTATGTCCGACGCCATTGTTGATTCCATGGGCTACCTTGTCCAAGCCACGGTTGAGCCCCTGGACACCCTTCTCCAGCTCCTTGCCGGCCTGGTTCCCCATGCTGCTGAGTCCATTAAAAACTTTCTCCACTTCCCTTCCAGCTTGAGTGATTCCATTGTTGATGCCTTCCAGGGCCTTGCCCACTTCTCTCTCTGCACTGCTCAGCCCTCGGTTGATCCCTTCAATGACCTTCTCAATGGGATCATTGTTGGCCGCCCATCCAGGCAGAGCCCCCAGTAGCAGCAGGAGGGAgcaggagctgagcaaactggcAAGATGCATATTGTTGGGCAAGCGGGGAGGATGCAGAGAAGAGCCAGGGAGGCAAAGCTGCTATTTATCCTCTGCCTCCTTTGCTCTTCTCCACCCCTCATGACTCAATTACCCTGTGAGGTGCTTAGTCCCCGATCAGGGAGGTATTTCCCAGGGAGATCTGGGGTTGAGCaatgagaagaggaggaagagagggtgagTCATGAATGGAGAAGACTCACACGGCATCTTTGCTCCTTGCCCAGCTCTCACCCTCCACCCCTGAGCCCATATGTCTGCCCTTTCAATCACCTGCTTTTTTCATTCCTCAGTCACTATCCAGGCTTCATCTCTCCCAACCCCATCTTCAGTCACCCTTCATCCCTAGGACCCTGGCTGGTTCTTCAGCATCTTCACTCCTCTCAGGGGATCTAAGGATCCAGCTTCCCCAGAAACAAGGGTCTGAAAAGATGGTGAGCAGGGGCCAGAAGCACCCCCCAGGGAGTGGAAGCAATCATTAGACCTTGctctgattgttgttgttgaccCCCAACCCCAACACTTACTATGCTCCAGCCACACAGGTCTTCTCTCTGGTCCTCAAACACACCGAGCTCATTCCTGCCTCATGCCCTTGGCACTTGCTCTTCTCTCTGCCCAGAATGAAGAACTCAGATTTTCACAGGTTATGTTCCTCCTCACTCTCTTCTTGCCTCAGATGTCACCTTCTCAAAACACCCTTCCCTGGCCCTCCCCCAGTTATACTCTGTAATGTCATCCTTTACTTTTTATAAGCTCTTACCacaatctgaaattattttttattgtctgtctcACCTATCAGATTtacgcttcccaggtggcgcagtggtaaagaacccacctaccaatgcaggagatctcagttcgatccctgggctgggaagatcccctggaggagggcatg from Bos javanicus breed banteng chromosome 18, ARS-OSU_banteng_1.0, whole genome shotgun sequence harbors:
- the SBSN gene encoding suprabasin; protein product: MHLASLLSSCSLLLLLGALPGWAANNDPIEKVIEGINRGLSSAEREVGKALEGINNGITQAGREVEKVFNGLSSMGNQAGKELEKGVQGLNRGLDKVAHGINNGVGHTGKEAEKLAHGVNHAAGQVGKEADTVIQGVPHGVNQVGSDAGRFGQGAHHATGQAGKEAEKFGQGAHHATGQFGNEAEKFGQGAHHAAGQFGKEAEKFGQGVHHAAGQFGNEAEKFGQGVHHAAGQAGKEGEKIVQGVQHGVNQAGKEAEKFGQGVHHAAGQFGNEAEKFGQGVHHAAGQAGKEGEKIVQGVQHGVNQAGKEAEKFGQGVHHAAGQFGKEAEKFGQGVHHAAGQAGKEGEKIVQGVQHGVNQAGKEAEKFGKDVHYAAGQAGKEGEKIVHGVQHGVNQAGKEAEKFGQGAHHAAEQAGKQAGKVAQGVHDGVNQAGKEAEKLGHGVNHAAGQAGKEAEKLGQGVHHAAGQAGKQEDRLQQNVHNGVNQAGKEANQLLNDGHPGGSTTQHGGAATTTLTSGASVNKPFMALSVLWKSVTSIIP